One Bacillota bacterium genomic window carries:
- a CDS encoding DUF192 domain-containing protein, with the protein MTITNITKGTILVEKTLISSTFVGRLVGLLGRASLPVGEGIVLIPCRCVHTFFMRFPIDILFLDRSFRVIWLAEGVKPFRITPVVHEACCVAELPSGTIRDTKTEKGDRLNIEARVHVT; encoded by the coding sequence ATGACGATCACGAATATAACAAAAGGAACTATCCTTGTAGAGAAAACCTTGATATCTTCAACGTTTGTGGGACGGCTCGTGGGGCTTCTCGGGCGGGCGAGCCTTCCCGTCGGTGAAGGAATAGTATTAATTCCGTGTAGATGCGTTCATACTTTTTTTATGCGCTTCCCCATAGATATTCTCTTTTTGGATAGGAGTTTTCGTGTAATTTGGCTTGCGGAAGGAGTTAAGCCCTTCAGGATAACCCCTGTGGTGCATGAGGCATGTTGTGTCGCGGAGCTTCCTTCAGGGACCATAAGGGATACAAAAACAGAAAAAGGCGATCGTCTGAACATTGAGGCTAGGGTGCATGTAACTTGA
- a CDS encoding type II secretion system F family protein, protein MQNGIYVISFFVFASVTLVTLGIVSHLEADKNRVRRRLGRILASCVASEREKELAESINERVVFPVLRRVVKAIAGIAPKTVKESVRKRLEGAGNTGSMNPNEYLVLKLITGFALPLGTLLLSLACEVEVLKAIILGISGFVIGLLLPDIMIKRKKRGREKEIRKALPDVLDLLTVSVEAGLGFDSALAKVIERKKGPLSDEFGILLQEIRVGKSRREALRALAERVKIQEVSSLIAAIIQADQLGVGIANTLRIQAAQLRMSRRQQAEEAAMKAPIKMLIPLVFFIFPTIFIVLLGPAAIQIVMTFMKMGNWAQ, encoded by the coding sequence ATGCAAAACGGCATTTACGTCATATCCTTCTTTGTCTTTGCAAGTGTGACATTGGTCACGCTAGGGATTGTGTCTCATTTGGAGGCCGACAAAAACCGGGTTAGAAGGAGATTGGGGAGGATATTAGCTTCTTGTGTGGCCTCGGAACGCGAGAAAGAGCTCGCGGAATCCATAAATGAACGGGTAGTATTTCCGGTTTTGCGTAGGGTTGTTAAGGCTATTGCAGGTATCGCGCCAAAAACTGTCAAAGAGTCAGTGCGAAAGAGGCTTGAGGGCGCAGGGAATACGGGGAGTATGAACCCTAATGAGTACCTGGTTCTAAAACTGATTACAGGATTTGCATTGCCTTTGGGTACTTTGCTCCTTTCGCTGGCTTGTGAGGTGGAAGTTTTAAAGGCAATTATTTTGGGAATCTCTGGGTTTGTTATAGGTCTTCTTCTCCCGGATATAATGATAAAGCGCAAGAAACGCGGCCGGGAAAAGGAAATAAGGAAGGCCCTTCCTGACGTGCTTGACCTTCTTACTGTAAGCGTAGAAGCAGGATTGGGTTTCGATAGTGCACTTGCAAAGGTAATAGAGAGAAAGAAGGGGCCACTTTCAGACGAATTTGGTATACTGCTTCAGGAAATCAGGGTGGGCAAATCTAGACGTGAAGCATTACGAGCCCTTGCCGAGCGTGTAAAGATTCAAGAGGTTTCTTCGTTGATTGCTGCCATTATTCAGGCCGACCAACTCGGGGTAGGCATCGCGAATACGCTTAGAATACAGGCAGCTCAATTGCGAATGTCAAGGCGCCAACAAGCTGAAGAGGCAGCAATGAAGGCCCCGATTAAAATGCTTATTCCCTTGGTATTTTTCATATTCCCGACTATCTTTATCGTGCTTCTCGGGCCGGCAGCAATCCAGATAGTCATGACCTTCATGAAGATGGGGAACTGGGCCCAGTGA
- a CDS encoding secretion system protein: protein MMLIVITILAFLTIALAVIGIMSASSDGTHLMRSRLDKYVTKNPTSPAGRNTETFIGFRKALRRMGRVFETKSYAQKLEEGLEQANLPLRGSEFVVLNLFMIVSFAGGTFIFTESLFLSLFMAAVGAFSPWIFVHIRRVKRFAAFNGQIADTLTAMSNSLRAGYSFLQAMDVVSREMPPPISEEFSRTLKDMNLGATTEDSLSSLAKRIKSDDLDLVVTAILIQRQVGGNLSEILDNIATTIRERVRIKGEIRTLTAQGRLSGLIIGMLPLGIGAFVFVVNPQYMSVLFSHPLGKLMLAYAVLNEILGALIIRRIVAIEV from the coding sequence ATGATGCTGATTGTTATAACGATCCTTGCGTTTTTGACGATTGCCCTGGCAGTGATAGGAATAATGAGCGCTTCGAGTGACGGCACCCATTTGATGCGGAGCAGGCTGGATAAGTATGTGACGAAGAATCCCACCAGCCCGGCCGGGAGAAACACGGAGACCTTTATAGGCTTCAGGAAGGCTCTTCGCAGGATGGGAAGGGTATTTGAAACCAAGAGTTATGCGCAGAAGCTGGAAGAAGGATTAGAGCAGGCAAATTTGCCATTACGCGGCTCGGAATTTGTAGTCCTTAATCTCTTCATGATAGTAAGTTTCGCAGGTGGGACCTTTATCTTTACAGAAAGTCTCTTCCTTTCTCTCTTTATGGCGGCAGTAGGAGCATTTAGCCCCTGGATTTTCGTTCATATTCGCCGGGTGAAGAGGTTCGCAGCCTTTAACGGACAGATAGCTGATACTCTTACTGCGATGTCTAACTCTTTACGCGCAGGGTACAGTTTTCTCCAGGCTATGGATGTAGTATCAAGAGAGATGCCTCCGCCGATTTCGGAAGAATTCTCTCGTACCTTAAAGGATATGAATCTGGGCGCGACGACTGAAGATTCCCTGTCCAGTCTCGCAAAGCGGATCAAGAGTGATGATCTGGATTTGGTAGTAACAGCTATATTGATCCAGCGCCAGGTTGGCGGGAATCTCTCAGAGATACTTGATAATATCGCTACCACTATACGAGAAAGGGTAAGAATCAAAGGGGAAATAAGAACACTGACGGCTCAGGGACGATTATCAGGCTTGATAATTGGTATGTTACCTTTAGGGATCGGGGCCTTTGTGTTTGTCGTCAATCCGCAATATATGAGTGTGCTTTTCTCCCATCCTCTTGGTAAGTTAATGTTAGCATATGCTGTGCTAAATGAAATCCTCGGTGCTCTCATAATCCGGAGGATTGTGGCGATCGAAGTTTAA
- a CDS encoding CpaF family protein codes for MSRQEDPLSAVKEKIHGRLVKEVDRELLEKGNSPDEQAKLREKVEAVVTGVLAEEEPTLLPSDRQRVILEVLDDVIGYGPINSLLQDPAITEIMVNGPYQVYVERNGKLELADVSFRDSNHVMHVIERIVAPLGRRIDEASPMVDARLPDGSRVNAIIPPLSLVGPCITIRKFSKDPFTMEDLISFGTLTREMADFLEACVRARLNIVVSGGTGSGKTTTLNVLSSFIPEDERIVTIEDAAELQLRQDHVVTLESRPPNIEGKGAITIRDLVRNALRMRPDRIVVGEVRGGEALDMLQAMNTGHDGSLTTAHANSPRDLLARVETMVLMAGMDLPVRAIREQIASAIDLVVHQSRLRDGTRKVTQVTEVQGMEGEIITSQDIFVFEQQGLDESGKVMGRFRGTGIRPKFAEKFEVHGIHLPPGIFG; via the coding sequence ATGTCAAGACAGGAAGATCCCTTGAGTGCCGTAAAAGAGAAAATCCACGGTCGCCTTGTGAAAGAAGTAGACAGAGAACTACTGGAAAAAGGCAATAGTCCTGATGAACAGGCAAAGCTAAGAGAGAAAGTAGAAGCGGTTGTTACTGGTGTCCTCGCCGAGGAGGAGCCTACCCTTCTTCCCAGTGACCGCCAGAGAGTCATTCTCGAAGTCCTCGACGACGTGATAGGGTACGGTCCTATCAACTCTCTTCTTCAAGACCCTGCTATTACCGAAATCATGGTTAACGGACCTTATCAGGTTTATGTTGAGCGTAACGGCAAATTGGAGCTCGCGGACGTAAGCTTTAGGGATTCTAACCATGTAATGCATGTTATTGAAAGGATAGTAGCCCCTCTTGGCAGGCGCATTGATGAGGCAAGTCCTATGGTAGATGCCAGGCTGCCCGACGGATCGCGCGTAAATGCCATAATTCCCCCGCTCTCCCTTGTGGGGCCCTGTATCACCATTAGGAAGTTTTCGAAGGATCCCTTTACGATGGAGGACTTGATTTCCTTTGGGACCCTTACCCGAGAAATGGCAGATTTCCTGGAAGCCTGCGTCAGAGCCCGCCTGAATATTGTTGTTTCAGGGGGAACGGGGAGTGGTAAGACTACAACTCTGAATGTGCTTTCTTCCTTTATACCTGAGGATGAGAGGATAGTTACAATAGAAGATGCCGCAGAGCTTCAACTGAGACAGGATCATGTGGTCACGCTTGAATCTCGTCCGCCTAATATAGAAGGAAAGGGTGCGATAACGATCAGGGACCTTGTCCGAAACGCCCTGAGAATGCGACCGGACAGGATAGTGGTGGGAGAAGTCAGGGGTGGTGAAGCTCTCGACATGCTCCAAGCCATGAATACGGGGCATGATGGTTCTCTTACCACTGCTCATGCTAATTCCCCACGTGACCTGCTTGCAAGGGTGGAGACAATGGTATTGATGGCAGGGATGGATTTACCCGTGCGAGCCATAAGGGAACAGATAGCCTCGGCTATCGATCTTGTAGTCCATCAGTCTCGTTTGCGTGATGGAACCAGAAAGGTTACGCAGGTTACCGAGGTCCAAGGAATGGAAGGGGAGATTATCACCAGCCAGGATATATTTGTTTTTGAACAGCAAGGTCTTGATGAAAGTGGAAAAGTAATGGGGAGATTCCGCGGCACAGGGATAAGACCCAAGTTTGCTGAGAAGTTTGAGGTTCATGGAATTCACCTCCCTCCCGGGATTTTCGGGTAG
- a CDS encoding response regulator: MAEKMKVLIADDAIETRENIKKFLSLEDDFEVVGEAKTGEEALSLAKRFWPDVILIEMNIPIAGGISAIETIALEVPMATIIAISAHSEPEYLREAMVAGAREYLIKPFTAKELLDRVRRAYEVDRKRREHQGDLGITNSSRKPHEKDGKVITVFSTKGGVGKTTIGVNLAVSLAQEAKGRVAIVDLDLEFGDVAILLDVVPVHTMADIAKKEEINRELVELCLVTHRSGLKVLAAPMRPEEAELVEPGHVREVLNILKKMFDYIVVDTSQSFSENVLSALDIADLILLVTTLEIPAIKNTKLCLDLMSSLHYPERKTRIILNRSSREIGIKPEEMEKTLGHSVDAHIPSDGKIVIPSVNRGVPFVTGNPSSKISQSVRSLAKMLIEIFTQVDSNER, translated from the coding sequence GTGGCAGAGAAAATGAAGGTGCTTATAGCCGATGATGCAATTGAAACACGGGAGAATATAAAGAAGTTCCTAAGTCTGGAAGATGATTTTGAGGTTGTTGGAGAGGCTAAAACTGGGGAAGAAGCTCTCTCATTGGCCAAGCGCTTTTGGCCTGATGTGATCCTTATAGAGATGAATATCCCGATTGCGGGCGGGATAAGTGCCATTGAGACCATTGCTTTGGAGGTCCCCATGGCCACTATAATTGCTATCTCGGCCCATAGTGAGCCGGAGTACTTGCGAGAGGCTATGGTAGCTGGCGCGCGGGAGTACCTCATTAAGCCTTTCACTGCGAAAGAGCTTCTAGATAGGGTAAGACGGGCTTACGAGGTCGACAGGAAGCGAAGAGAACATCAAGGGGATTTGGGCATAACAAATTCATCCAGAAAGCCCCATGAGAAGGATGGCAAGGTCATTACTGTCTTCAGCACAAAAGGTGGGGTCGGTAAGACTACAATTGGTGTAAATCTTGCTGTTAGTTTAGCTCAAGAAGCCAAGGGGCGAGTTGCTATTGTGGATCTCGATCTTGAGTTTGGTGATGTGGCGATATTACTTGATGTTGTGCCTGTACATACTATGGCGGATATTGCAAAGAAGGAAGAAATCAATAGAGAACTTGTGGAATTATGTTTGGTTACTCATAGGTCTGGGCTCAAAGTCCTTGCAGCCCCAATGAGGCCCGAGGAGGCAGAGCTGGTTGAACCCGGACACGTTCGGGAAGTCCTCAACATCCTCAAAAAGATGTTCGACTATATCGTGGTTGACACATCCCAGTCCTTTTCGGAAAATGTGCTTTCAGCTTTGGATATAGCTGATTTAATTCTCCTCGTAACCACCCTGGAAATTCCAGCGATTAAGAATACGAAGCTATGTCTCGATTTAATGAGTTCTTTACATTATCCTGAGAGAAAGACAAGGATAATTCTTAATCGCTCTTCGCGGGAGATAGGGATAAAACCGGAAGAAATGGAAAAAACGCTCGGACATTCCGTAGATGCCCATATTCCCAGCGACGGCAAGATCGTGATACCCTCCGTGAACAGGGGGGTACCATTCGTGACTGGCAATCCTTCATCTAAAATCTCCCAAAGCGTGAGGAGCCTTGCAAAAATGCTAATAGAGATCTTCACACAAGTTGATTCGAATGAGAGGTGA
- a CDS encoding BON domain-containing protein codes for MKRHMLTKHSLKVLCLWGLVSQLVVVSTLIIVVIFPPEHVWGASNFGASAQSSQNNRVLNEDSGEILPILVGGSRLLNFDGLSRAAVGDPNVADVVVVSEKELIVNAKSPGQTTLHVWDKNGVKVYCVQVHRDKTSLARKVSELLDLPGVTVKIANETILLEGRVDKAEDKARAEGIARAYSDKVLNFISVTEHQVEEKPKPKPEPELKPKQEPPPLAPIISKAIDDPRIKVSAVNGAVLLEGSVEREKERTRAEAIARLYSERVTNLIEVTESVEKVQSKSLEPKSPAQAPEIQPTLEQLIPEIKQMIGLSEVKIKIARGTLILEGVVDSPRELERAEKIARAYSDKVVNLILVKEPPAKAELPEGVKLASQIKETIGFPEVDVRIANKTAILEGNVRNEDEARRAEEVAKAYVDKVLNFIQVEEKPKPATEPKPAPKPEPPSLALIISREINDPRIKLLAVNGAVLLEGSVEEEKERTRAEAIARLYSDRVTNLIEVAKKASEIPIPAQKSGGEPPASTQEPAEPKEKLPPKSPPIEELVQNLIGIEGVKVSSIEGALLLEGEVPTQNDVARARTIADLFGKKVVNLLQVKNPIQVLLQVQVIEARRNVGRDLGIRWGGVTGQGDIELPSTKMVPSLTPETELLSPQIGLIGEIFAGSALERLSLFRAKLEAAAQQGLVKLLAAPSMLTLSGNEAKFLVGGEIPIFLGQENGNIRFEWKPYGVQLNITPTVDQLGNIDVKVSPEVSSFDWENALLISGWKIPAFKTRRAEAHLTVRDGSTIALGGLIQSEDVKTQDKIPILGDIPIIGALFRSEKFQKQETELLIFVTPRIVKLGETIPPERITSPAKPEGLPREFMNK; via the coding sequence ATGAAGAGGCATATGCTCACCAAGCATTCCCTTAAGGTTTTATGTTTATGGGGTCTAGTATCACAACTCGTTGTCGTGTCTACCCTCATCATCGTTGTTATCTTTCCCCCCGAGCATGTATGGGGGGCTTCGAACTTTGGTGCTTCGGCTCAAAGTTCCCAAAACAATAGGGTGTTAAATGAGGATAGCGGAGAAATCCTTCCCATCCTTGTGGGAGGGTCCAGATTGCTTAACTTCGATGGGCTCTCAAGGGCCGCAGTGGGAGATCCGAATGTTGCTGATGTGGTTGTAGTATCTGAGAAAGAGCTTATAGTAAATGCGAAGTCTCCAGGCCAAACGACCCTTCACGTTTGGGATAAAAACGGAGTGAAGGTGTATTGTGTCCAGGTGCACCGCGATAAGACATCTCTCGCGAGGAAAGTGAGCGAGCTTCTTGACCTTCCCGGGGTAACGGTCAAGATTGCTAATGAAACTATTTTACTTGAGGGCCGGGTGGATAAGGCTGAGGATAAGGCACGAGCTGAGGGGATCGCGAGGGCTTATTCTGACAAGGTTCTAAACTTCATCTCAGTAACCGAGCACCAGGTAGAGGAAAAGCCCAAACCTAAACCAGAGCCAGAGCTAAAGCCAAAGCAGGAGCCTCCTCCCCTTGCTCCAATAATATCAAAGGCGATCGACGATCCTAGGATAAAGGTATCCGCTGTGAACGGTGCTGTTCTTCTCGAGGGCAGTGTTGAGCGGGAAAAGGAGAGGACGCGCGCCGAAGCCATAGCAAGGCTATATTCTGAGAGGGTTACAAACCTGATTGAGGTTACAGAAAGTGTAGAAAAAGTTCAATCTAAATCCTTAGAACCCAAGTCCCCAGCCCAGGCTCCAGAGATTCAGCCTACTCTGGAACAACTTATCCCAGAAATAAAGCAGATGATTGGGCTTTCGGAGGTAAAGATAAAGATTGCGAGAGGGACGCTCATCCTGGAGGGGGTAGTGGATAGCCCGAGGGAGTTGGAGCGCGCTGAGAAAATTGCAAGGGCATACTCTGACAAGGTTGTAAATTTAATATTGGTAAAGGAACCTCCCGCGAAGGCTGAACTCCCTGAAGGGGTTAAGCTTGCTTCCCAGATAAAGGAAACAATAGGTTTTCCTGAGGTTGACGTGAGGATAGCGAACAAGACAGCTATCTTAGAGGGTAACGTTAGAAATGAAGATGAAGCTAGAAGGGCCGAAGAAGTAGCCAAGGCATATGTTGATAAAGTCTTAAACTTTATTCAAGTTGAGGAAAAGCCTAAGCCGGCGACAGAGCCCAAGCCAGCGCCTAAGCCCGAGCCTCCTTCTCTTGCTCTAATCATATCAAGAGAGATTAACGATCCGAGGATAAAGCTACTTGCTGTGAACGGCGCTGTTCTTCTCGAGGGGAGCGTTGAAGAGGAAAAGGAGAGGACGCGCGCCGAAGCCATAGCAAGACTCTACTCGGACCGCGTAACCAACCTGATCGAGGTAGCAAAAAAGGCTAGTGAAATTCCGATCCCAGCCCAGAAATCGGGTGGCGAGCCGCCAGCTTCCACGCAAGAGCCAGCGGAACCCAAGGAAAAGCTGCCTCCTAAATCTCCCCCCATAGAGGAACTCGTTCAAAACCTGATAGGTATAGAAGGGGTAAAAGTTTCCTCCATAGAAGGGGCGCTCCTACTCGAAGGGGAGGTTCCTACCCAAAACGACGTAGCGCGTGCGCGGACAATTGCGGATCTATTTGGTAAGAAGGTCGTAAATCTTTTGCAGGTTAAAAACCCAATACAGGTTTTACTTCAGGTCCAAGTTATCGAGGCAAGGCGTAACGTGGGCCGAGATCTGGGCATCCGGTGGGGAGGTGTTACAGGTCAAGGCGACATTGAATTACCGAGCACAAAAATGGTGCCTTCGCTTACCCCTGAAACTGAACTTCTTTCTCCCCAGATTGGGTTGATAGGGGAAATCTTTGCGGGTTCAGCCCTGGAACGCTTGAGCCTTTTTCGGGCTAAGCTTGAGGCTGCCGCTCAACAGGGTTTGGTCAAGCTTCTGGCGGCTCCAAGTATGCTCACCCTCAGCGGGAATGAAGCAAAGTTCCTGGTTGGAGGTGAAATCCCAATCTTTCTGGGACAAGAAAATGGGAACATCAGGTTCGAATGGAAGCCCTATGGCGTCCAACTCAATATCACCCCAACCGTTGATCAGTTAGGAAACATAGACGTGAAGGTTTCTCCTGAAGTAAGCAGCTTTGACTGGGAGAACGCCCTCTTAATAAGCGGCTGGAAGATACCAGCGTTTAAGACAAGGCGGGCAGAGGCTCATCTGACAGTAAGAGATGGAAGCACGATAGCTCTTGGCGGTCTTATTCAATCAGAAGATGTAAAGACTCAGGACAAAATACCCATTCTCGGGGATATCCCAATCATAGGGGCACTTTTCCGTAGCGAGAAGTTTCAGAAGCAGGAAACGGAGCTTCTTATATTCGTAACCCCTCGGATCGTGAAACTCGGGGAAACCATTCCTCCTGAAAGGATCACAAGTCCTGCCAAGCCGGAGGGACTTCCGAGAGAGTTTATGAATAAGTGA
- the cpaB gene encoding Flp pilus assembly protein CpaB, with the protein MRGGKVALIMAVILGGFAAVASYYYVKSLTTSIPATPMPKMAKVVVAKNAIPSRTLITSEMIYLKELPEESINPDAVTRLEDALGIITRSEILPGEQVLRSRLLKKGEAVGLVLSIPPGKRAVTVKVNEVIGVGGFVKPKDHVDVLGTFSADRAGVDTTVTVLRNVEVLAVAQEMEDRDKGKAKVPTSITLAVTPDEAERVTLAEEIGSLRLALCPISPTNYPSGAGSHTGVLKVMNVGTRISGITPKEILGEAPKPPGSPRIEVRTPEKAKITMTNLTPPKATASKRIVVAPKVVEVIRGTERSYVTLREARETE; encoded by the coding sequence ATGAGGGGCGGCAAAGTAGCTCTTATAATGGCTGTTATCCTTGGGGGTTTTGCCGCGGTCGCAAGCTACTATTATGTTAAAAGTCTCACCACGTCTATACCGGCGACACCGATGCCTAAGATGGCAAAGGTAGTGGTCGCAAAAAATGCAATTCCTTCGCGCACTCTAATAACTTCTGAAATGATCTATCTCAAGGAATTGCCCGAGGAGAGTATTAACCCGGATGCCGTAACAAGACTCGAGGATGCTCTGGGGATCATCACGAGGTCAGAAATACTCCCCGGTGAGCAGGTGCTTCGGTCGAGGCTCTTGAAGAAGGGAGAGGCGGTTGGGCTCGTGCTTTCTATCCCCCCCGGGAAACGTGCCGTGACTGTAAAGGTAAATGAGGTCATAGGGGTCGGTGGATTTGTTAAACCCAAAGACCATGTGGATGTCCTGGGAACATTCAGTGCAGACAGGGCGGGAGTAGACACTACCGTAACAGTTCTTCGAAATGTTGAGGTCCTTGCCGTTGCCCAGGAAATGGAGGATCGGGATAAAGGGAAGGCAAAAGTTCCTACAAGTATAACCCTGGCAGTTACTCCAGATGAAGCGGAAAGGGTTACACTTGCTGAAGAAATAGGTAGCCTTAGGTTGGCGTTATGCCCTATTTCCCCTACAAATTATCCTTCGGGAGCAGGCTCTCACACGGGTGTCTTAAAAGTTATGAATGTGGGCACCAGGATATCAGGTATAACACCTAAAGAAATCCTGGGTGAGGCCCCAAAACCACCTGGGAGCCCACGAATCGAGGTCCGAACCCCGGAAAAAGCCAAGATTACCATGACTAATCTTACACCACCTAAGGCTACAGCCTCAAAAAGGATAGTTGTAGCGCCGAAAGTGGTGGAAGTTATAAGAGGTACTGAGAGGAGTTATGTAACACTTCGGGAGGCCAGAGAAACAGAATGA
- a CDS encoding Tad domain-containing protein, translating to MFWRFINIEWLKDERGSAIVVIALAMIVLLSFMAFVVDAGLLYLVRVRLVNGVDAAALAGVQALPEDPQKAESLAWEFAHRNGVPDTHLAVSVSEDKREIMVEASQGVDLNFARIFGLSKAKVGAKSRARVGVVTGIRGVVPLGVEKQAFEYGERYILKYGSGEPEWPHSGNFGCLALGGRGAANYRRNLVEGYQDMLHVGDEVETEPGNMVGPTSGIEERIAKCNHTPKCTYDNFVLGCPRLVYVPIIDSLDVHGRSKVRIVGFAAFFLEGVEGHGGHSSVIGRFIKATADGEIGEGEDFGLRSYKLVE from the coding sequence ATGTTTTGGAGATTTATAAATATTGAGTGGCTCAAAGATGAGAGAGGAAGCGCTATTGTGGTTATCGCTTTAGCCATGATCGTGCTCCTTTCCTTTATGGCGTTTGTGGTAGACGCAGGGCTTCTTTATTTGGTACGCGTTCGGCTTGTCAACGGTGTTGATGCTGCTGCCCTTGCCGGTGTTCAGGCTTTGCCGGAAGATCCTCAGAAAGCTGAGAGTCTTGCATGGGAGTTCGCCCATAGAAACGGGGTACCTGACACTCACTTGGCGGTTAGTGTTTCAGAAGACAAACGAGAGATCATGGTTGAGGCTTCCCAAGGGGTAGACTTAAATTTCGCCAGGATATTTGGCCTTTCTAAAGCAAAGGTGGGGGCGAAGTCACGGGCGCGAGTCGGAGTGGTCACCGGCATACGAGGGGTGGTCCCGCTTGGGGTTGAGAAACAAGCTTTTGAGTATGGGGAACGATATATCCTTAAATATGGTTCAGGTGAACCGGAGTGGCCGCATTCCGGGAACTTTGGCTGTCTTGCCCTCGGGGGAAGGGGTGCAGCCAATTATCGACGTAATCTAGTGGAAGGCTACCAGGACATGCTTCATGTAGGTGACGAGGTAGAAACGGAGCCAGGCAACATGGTAGGCCCCACAAGTGGAATAGAAGAGCGCATAGCCAAGTGTAACCACACTCCTAAGTGCACATATGATAACTTTGTTCTTGGGTGTCCCCGGCTCGTTTATGTCCCCATAATTGATTCTTTGGATGTTCATGGAAGAAGTAAGGTGCGCATAGTAGGATTCGCCGCTTTCTTCCTGGAGGGTGTAGAAGGACACGGAGGTCATAGTTCCGTTATCGGTCGGTTCATAAAGGCGACTGCTGATGGCGAAATCGGAGAGGGCGAAGACTTTGGGCTACGGTCATACAAGCTTGTGGAATAA
- a CDS encoding pilus assembly protein, whose product MPFENKARLRFWRFFIRNEGGQALVEMAIVMTVLLLLLTGIVEFGRIFNASLTVVHASREAARVGILGKTDEEIINAAKSASGFLDPTKLTISIVPSEGERKSGQELTVEVQYPVHIIVPLINHIIPNPFLVSGRTTMRIE is encoded by the coding sequence ATGCCTTTTGAAAATAAGGCGCGATTGCGGTTTTGGCGGTTCTTTATCCGAAATGAAGGGGGCCAGGCTCTTGTAGAGATGGCTATTGTCATGACGGTCCTCCTCCTTCTGCTTACCGGGATTGTAGAGTTTGGACGCATCTTTAATGCTTCTCTGACTGTTGTGCATGCTTCACGGGAGGCGGCACGCGTGGGGATTCTTGGAAAGACTGATGAAGAAATTATAAATGCGGCAAAAAGTGCATCTGGCTTCCTTGACCCCACAAAACTTACTATATCTATTGTTCCATCGGAAGGGGAACGCAAAAGTGGCCAGGAGCTTACTGTAGAGGTCCAATATCCCGTCCATATTATTGTTCCGCTTATTAATCACATTATCCCGAACCCGTTTCTAGTGTCGGGCCGTACCACAATGAGGATCGAGTGA
- a CDS encoding peptidase A24 — translation MLVRYSIALLVASIAAYTDLKTRRISNWLTFAGMVSGISINLWGKGFPGLVFSIEGILVGIVLLFVPFTLGGIGAGDVKLLGALGALIGPREVFSTALCGAIAGGIIASVILVIQGRFLITLRAIVFGFISLFLPGMSAVYFRDFLQEIGKNPAVFPYSLAIGSGVALNIILNYLNLLGT, via the coding sequence ATGCTGGTGCGGTATTCTATTGCCTTGCTAGTTGCGAGTATCGCAGCTTATACTGATCTAAAAACCCGAAGGATTTCCAATTGGCTAACCTTCGCCGGCATGGTGTCAGGCATTTCCATAAACCTCTGGGGAAAAGGCTTCCCGGGTCTTGTTTTTAGTATCGAGGGGATTCTGGTCGGGATAGTACTTCTTTTTGTCCCTTTTACCCTAGGAGGGATCGGTGCAGGGGATGTGAAGCTTCTCGGGGCGTTGGGGGCATTGATAGGCCCGAGGGAGGTATTCTCTACTGCACTTTGTGGGGCCATTGCGGGGGGTATTATAGCAAGCGTAATTCTTGTAATACAGGGGAGATTTTTGATAACTTTGAGGGCAATCGTCTTCGGCTTTATTAGCCTTTTTTTGCCAGGCATGAGCGCAGTTTACTTTAGGGATTTTCTCCAGGAGATAGGTAAAAACCCCGCCGTTTTCCCATACTCCCTCGCTATCGGTTCCGGCGTGGCATTAAATATTATTTTGAACTATCTTAATCTTCTGGGAACCTAA
- a CDS encoding Flp family type IVb pilin, with product MKRLLKRLLHEESGQGMVEYGLILALVAVVVIAALTLLGGKLKDLFNKLKGEIETTVPSS from the coding sequence ATGAAAAGGCTCTTGAAGAGGCTCCTTCATGAGGAGAGCGGACAAGGAATGGTCGAGTACGGTTTGATTTTGGCGCTTGTTGCTGTGGTGGTAATTGCTGCATTGACTCTTCTCGGAGGAAAGCTTAAGGATCTCTTCAACAAATTGAAAGGCGAGATTGAGACAACCGTTCCTTCCAGTTAG